A window of Geotrypetes seraphini chromosome 16, aGeoSer1.1, whole genome shotgun sequence genomic DNA:
cctgccgcaccaaaaaaaaaaaaaagcctccctccaggcccgatttaaacttcctccctggtccaccgccactgctcatctgctgccactactcacacccggaagccttcttcaattctgacatcgggagaggacgttccgggccagccaatcgctgcctggatggcccagaacgtcctctccgtactcccagggaagctcagaatggtttatgtgaatttattcaggtactcaagcattttttcctgtctgtcccagtgggctcacaatctatctaatgtacccgggacaatggggggattaagtgacttgcccagggtcacaaggaacagcgtaggtttgaacccacaaccttatggtgctgaggctgtaactttaaccttTGCACCACATAATCTACCTGCTTATAAAATATGTCATATATTTGTTCATATTATACCTTATTATATATACCCTGTTttcccgatggtaagacactgtcttattttttttggaaggccaaaatatgctttagggcttattttcggggggatgccttatttacatttttttctaaaaagggggggctgtcttatttgacggctgaagaatcggtcgggccaaaaaatcgtaccgtgtatggccagctttatccatcataccatatattgtaccatttaatgtccccaatgttctccatcagggaaacacagtaaagagattattctgtagtgcagcatcagaggggacttgacaatgtgaaaccattgtttatataccgtatgcattttagacaggtattgctcacagcaaaagaaacctgtctgcgtgtctcacttttggatgttctggccgtgaacaaactcctgcagtctccgttagggagggacgAGGGAAGCTGCCTgcgtttccttgcgcggagtcacgtgcgcgcgctgcagtcctgtcacttcctcctcttcacttcatgacgaggcgcggcacgcagccatggaggcaaatacggtagacggagggaccacacggagtcacccaccgtaccacccaattcgggtaagcgcaggtatcagtgggtggcttatttgcgggggttgccttattttacatttttttctaaaaagggggggctgtcttatttgatggccctgccttatcatcggggaaacagggtacatACACACACTGTATATATGCAGATGTTTGTGTTATTGGTCACAGGCactcatacaaatctctctctGTACAAACACTGAAAATCAATTAAATTTAACAATGTTCTTCTGCTGCTACACATAAAGGAATAATCATTATTTCTTCCAGAGGAATTAATTTCTTATGAGCTTGATAATGTGTTATAGCTTTGGCATCCATTCTGTTGCTTATATCTTCATTTTCCTACCAGCAGGCAACGAGATATGGAACCCGTAAATCACTCTGTGGTGAATGAGTTTCTTCTTTTGGGATTCACTGATGTTCCTGAGCTAAAGCTTGTCCTCTTCTTTGTATTTCTAGGAATCTACAGTCTAACCCTTCTAGGCAACCTTAGTATGATTCTATTAATTTGGTTCACTCCTCGTCTTCACACCGCTATGTACTTTTTCCTCAGCAATTTATCAGTTGTTGATACCTGTTACTCATCTGTCATTGCTCCCAAAATGCTTGTTGGCTTCTTTGTTAAAAGAACAGCCATTTCCTTCTCTGGCTGTGCCACacaactttatttttttgtaacattCGGAACTACAGAGTGTTTTCTTCTCGCAGCAATGGCTTATGATCGCTACGTTGCCATTTGCAACCCATTGCTTTACGTAGTCATTATGTCCAAAAGACTGTGCTTACAGTTGGTGGTGTCATCTTACATCGGTGGATTGCTACACGCCATGATCCATGCGGTTGCAACATTCCATTTacccttctgtaaatccaatgaAATTGGCCATTTCTTCTGTGATGTCCCACCTCTTTTAAAGATTTCTTGTATCAGTACCGAAATTAATGAAATTCTACTCTTCACCTTCACTGGCTCTATTACTCTGGGCTGCTTGATAGTAATACTTGtttcttatttatatattttggcAAGTATTCTGAAAATCAGTTCTGGGGAGGGCCGGCAGAAGAcgttttctacctgtgcttcccACATCACTGCTGTCATCATATTCTATGGGACAATTGCATTCATGTACTTGCGGCCTAGCTCAAGTTATTCAGTGGAGCAGGACAAAGTGGTGGCTGTATTTTACACTCTCGTAATCCCCATGTTGAACCCTCTGATTTACAGTGTGAGAAACAAAGATGTAAAGGGATCAATAAAGAATATTTTCACAAAATCTCTACTTTAGATTTAGTGATGAAGAAGAtagaatacatttttaaattcctTTTAAGGAAAATTCTATGAATGATGCCTAAACGTAGGCGCCAATGGGTGCCTCACTAAGCCTAAGTTAATTCAGAAACGCCATTTGAAATGGCAATTAATGTTAAATTTAAAGCACCCACTGGTGCCCGAACAAAAGCCGCCAGAATCGCACTTCTAGagctaacgccagaagtggttTTAGATTCACGGCAAAGCTAGGCACAGGAAATGTAGTCCTTGAAACACcatagcctacatttctggcacctacctttcccggagatgtgattctctaaatggtgctgtcGTGTGATTGATGTGCAATTGACAGTCACTTTTTAGGCAAATGCCAATattggtgccatttagagaatccgggtctTACTCTCCAACAGTACAATTATTTGTCATGTATTTTTATGGTATAACTTCTTTACTGACCTCCTCGTTGCTTCCAAATTACAATTTTGGATGTAGGTAGTATGACACCAATTTTGAAGAAATTATACCGCTTACCAGTTATATTTCAAGTATAACACAAGGTTATTTCTGTGATCCATCAAATTGTTTACCATCAAACCGTGATATTTTCAACAAATCATTGCAAACTTTacgatctgaaaataaaaatctaTTAACCTCAAGGAAGCAAAGTTACTATGCATACACCAGAGCAATGGCATTCTGCATAGCTGGTGTGCTTTGGTGGGTCAGTTGCGACAATGTATTGATCGTTTTCAGTTCAAGAAACAGCTTAAACCCCAATTGTTTGTCACCACATTCTTTTGACttagttctttggaaaagaaaagttagttctcccctgttgattttaagatttcaGTTTGTCATAATTAGACTAGCGGGGAAAACAAaagcaagagggcattcagaaaaattgaaaggagacagattcagaacgaatgctaggaagttcttcttcactcagaggctggtggacacctggaacgcacttccagaagaggtgataggatgatattgggtttcaaaaagggattggatgactacctgaaggagaaggggattgaagggtatagatagagggttactatacaggatattaaatgattagggaataaaagatttaggcagaggatcacttacaggtcatggacctgggggggccgccgcaggagcggactgctgggcacgatggacccctggtctgaccaggCAGATTCAATGCTTATGCGCTTATGTGTTTATTTTAACTCATGTGAACTGTTTTGATCttaagcagtatagaaaatttttaaataaataaatacatttgaatCTTGATTTTTATGAATATTTTCCATGCTGTGGGCTTTCCTTCATAATTCTTGGTTCCTCTCATGCTATATTCTCCTGGCATAACCTCAGCTCTTTCCAACTTAGGTGGGAAGTTATCATTGCGGACTACTTTTAAGATAAGTTGTTTTTACCATAACTTGTAGTGTTTTATGCAATGAGTcctggtagcccatgttgatgaCTTACCCCATTAATCTCCTGCATATCTCTTCAAAACTATCTgtgaagggatgggaggtggagggGGCAAAGCTAAGGTGGAGCCAGGAGTTATCTTAGTACTGTCAACATTCAGTCCCTGTATCTGGTGAACTATTAGGGCAACTTAGGAAAATAGCTGTTCTAACTGGGTGTTGAATATCAGCAGTACCCAGATAAATTCTGGTGGTCAATGAAAACCCATATATTCATCACCATTAACCAGTTTAAGATGCAGAACTGAATATCCAGGATAGAAAACCCCATAGCATCcataatttataaaaatgctcCCCTCTGTGGGTTTCAGCTTAACCTGTTTTGGCCCTATTGTCAGAGGCAACCACCGGCAGTGGCAGTATATTTATGTAATAATTAGCATTATTAATGGGCCTGttttactaaggccctcttttactaaggtgtctaaccgattagcatgcgctaatcgatttagcacgcgttaaacatTAACGCATGCAGGTTAGTCTATGGGCGcattagccgctactgcctcctcttgagcaggtggtagtttttcggctagcatgcgctaaaaacgctggtgcaccttcgtaaaaggagccctaagggcctgattctataaatggcacctaaccacGCCTAAAATAGGTGCTGgttggcatggttgtcaatcgACCGCTAGGCGCTGCTTACAGAATCACGACTAGTGGTGCCTAGGTGTGCTTAGGTATTGCTAAGAATCCTTGTGGTAGGCACCGAAATATTAGGTCAGGGATTTCCTGGCCTAttttactggcacctaacacagatgcctagcgatgcctacgtCAACCATGTCTATTCTCCACACTATTCCATGCGCAACCctaattaacttttttttattattattgttttttaatggcatggtcaattaccatgccaattaagccaattcaaAGAACTGGGCATGAATTATAGTTAGGCATTTGTGATTAGGGCTCCTAGCAGCACCTAacctagatgccatttatagaatcaagtcctAAGTTCTATTCCATAATCAGTGCTAGTGCAATTAGGGCTGAGATCAGCTTAtcatgagactaccactaggggtgccATTTTGAGGAAGGTGCCAGCCTGATAAGGACTAATATGGTAGGTCCTCTATTATGTTAGGAGCCCTTAGAAGTGTGGGGCTtgaacgggggtggggggggtagtGGGATTGATTGAGGGAGATGTGGAGCTTGACTGGGTGGGGTAGGGTGATTGATTGGAGGAATGTGGAGCAGTGATCAGGGGGATACTAGGAAGTGACTGGAGTGAGGAGAATGGCACAGGCCCCGCAGGCTTCTGCCAGAGAGTATTGCGCTGTGGCTTGATGCTCGAGGGCGATGAAATAACCCCAGCCATAACGAGACTTGTCGTGTGAGTGAGAGGACCCCTCATCCTCATGAGACCCCCCCCAGATATCTAAGTGAACAAAAACGGCGCTGAGTATATAAAAACTGCAATACAACAGGCCAAACTTGAAAATGGATTCTGCAAAAAAGAATACTTCTGAAAaataaagacttagggctccttttacgaaggtgcgctagggccttaacgcgcggaatagcacgtgccaaatcgccgctgccgcctccttttgatcaggcggtagattttcagctagcgcgcgctatagcgagaaaaccgctagcgcaccttcgtaaaaggagccgttaATCTTTACTTCTGCTGATGTTGCCAATTACCAACAATATATTAAGAGAATTTCCATGAAGTACATGGGTTACAAGCAAAGCCACAATAACAGGTCAACACTCTGGAACTACTGACAATTGCAATTGAGCTGAATCA
This region includes:
- the LOC117350392 gene encoding olfactory receptor 1052-like isoform X1, translating into MEPVNHSVVNEFLLLGFTDVPELKLVLFFVFLGIYSLTLLGNLSMILLIWFTPRLHTAMYFFLSNLSVVDTCYSSVIAPKMLVGFFVKRTAISFSGCATQLYFFVTFGTTECFLLAAMAYDRYVAICNPLLYVVIMSKRLCLQLVVSSYIGGLLHAMIHAVATFHLPFCKSNEIGHFFCDVPPLLKISCISTEINEILLFTFTGSITLGCLIVILVSYLYILASILKISSGEGRQKTFSTCASHITAVIIFYGTIAFMYLRPSSSYSVEQDKVVAVFYTLVIPMLNPLIYSVRNKDVKGSIKNIFTKSLL
- the LOC117350392 gene encoding olfactory receptor 1102-like isoform X2 is translated as MILLIWFTPRLHTAMYFFLSNLSVVDTCYSSVIAPKMLVGFFVKRTAISFSGCATQLYFFVTFGTTECFLLAAMAYDRYVAICNPLLYVVIMSKRLCLQLVVSSYIGGLLHAMIHAVATFHLPFCKSNEIGHFFCDVPPLLKISCISTEINEILLFTFTGSITLGCLIVILVSYLYILASILKISSGEGRQKTFSTCASHITAVIIFYGTIAFMYLRPSSSYSVEQDKVVAVFYTLVIPMLNPLIYSVRNKDVKGSIKNIFTKSLL